The genomic stretch CAATGCGCTCAGCCGCTGGCTCACGGAGCGCCCGTCGATGATCATCCTCGACGAGGCCCACCGCATGAAGCTCGGCGCGGACGGCGCGTACGGCGCGGCCTGCCTCGCACTGGGGCCGCGGAGCAGGCGGCGGCTGATCCTGACCGGCACCCCGGCACCCAACGGCGCGAAGGACCTGGAGAACCTCTTCGGGTTCGTCTGGCCGGGGACGGGCCGCCAGAGCGTCATACGGGCCGTCAACGGCGGGAGCCTGGCCGATGCGAGCCGCGTGCTCCGGCCGCTCTTCACGCGCACGACCAAGGGCGAGCTCGACCTGCCCCCGGTGGAGACGGCGATCCGGACCATCCCGCTGCCGCCGCTGCACGCCGAGATATACGAAGCACTCGTCGGCCAGTTCTCCGCCCGTGCGGCGGGGCACGAGGGCGACTTCCATGCACTCGGGCAGATCCTGGTCTACATGCTCATGGCAGCGACCAGCCCCGCGCTGCTCGCAGTCGGAGCGAGCCGCTACGAGCCGTTGGCGTACCGCGTGCCGCCGCTGCCGGTCCCCGAGCGCTCGTCGCTCTACCAGCTGATGCAGGACCTGCCCGCGTACGAGATGTCGCCCAAGTACCAGGAAGTGCTCGCGATCGTCAGCGAGAACGCGGCGCGCGGGCGCAAGACGCTCGTCTGGTCGACCTTCATCCGCAGCATCAACACCCTCGAGCGGGTCCTCGGGCGGTTCAGCCCCGCGGTCGTGCACGGGGGCACGCCGGACCGGGACGAGCAGATCCGGCGGTTCAAGCGCGACGACGACTGCATGGTCCTGCTGTCCAACCCCGCCACGCTCGGGGAAGGGATCAGCCTGCACCACGAGTGCCATGACGCCGTCTACCTGGACCGCGACTTCGCCGCAGGACGGTTCCTCCAGAGCCTGGACAGGATCCACCGGCTCGGGCTACCGCCCGGCACCGAGACCCGTGTCACGGTGCTCGCATCGGAGCGCACCATCGACGAGGTCGTGGCGGCGCGGCTCGCCGACAAGCTGGCGTTCATGGGCGGCATCCTCGACGACCCTGCTGTCCAGCAGCTCGCCGACCTCGACGAGGAGCCGCCCATCGGCGGCGGCCTCGACCGGGGGGACCTCCAAGCGCTGATGGGCCATTTGCGTGCGTCTTCCACCTGAGCCCGTGCTTCTCGCGGCCAGGCGCTGGCTGGAGATACTCCCAGCGAGCGGGGGCATTCCGCGCGCCCAGGCCCTGCTCAACACGCACAGGCAGTACAGCGACCTCTCGCCGACCCAGTACTCCACTGCGCTCGCGTGGCTCAGCGACATGGGGCTCCTGGGCTTCCCGGGGTCCGGTGCTCCCCCGGCCAGCCGCATCCTCGGCGCGATCTTCGAGAACGCAGCGCCGACGTGGTTCCAGGACGCGGACGAGCTCGTCCGGTCGCCCGACGATCTCCCGTCGGACATCGTCTCTGCCGGGGAGGCCCTGGGCGTCGGTGCGGGCGAGGTGTACGAGGAGCTCGTCAGCAGCTGGGGCAAGGTCGACACAGCTGTGCGCGAGCAGGTCGGTGCGGCAGGAGAAGCGGCGTTCGTCCAGATGCTCCGAGACGGAACCGACGGCCGTGTCGACCACGTGTCGACGTGGTCCGACGGGTTCGGCTACGACATCGCTTTCAGCCAGGGTCCCGTCGCCGCCCACCTCGAGGTGAAGAGCACGACGCGGGCCGGCCGGTTCACCGCGTACCTGTCGCGCCACGAGTGCGAAGTAATGCTGCGCGACAGCCATTGGGTCCTGGTCGCGGTGCGCCTGACTCCCGGTCTCGAGGTCGTCGGCGTCGGCTCGGTTCCCAAAGAGTGGATCGCCGCGAACGTGCCGTGTGACTCGACGCCGTCGGTCAGCTGGGCGTCGTGCAAGGTCGAGGTGCCCGCGGCGGTCATCGAGGACCGCGTGCCGCAGCTCGGGGTGGACGCAGCGGGCGCGCTTCCGCCGTGGCGCGCGGGCGCAGTCGCGTGAGCGGCGGGGGCAACGCAGCAATGGGTGCACGGGAAGGGAAAGAAGCAGTGGAACAACCGGCGTGGGACGACCCCGAGTCATCGGCGGGGACGATGGTCCGCGGGGCGCTCTGGCTCCTGCAGGTCGTCGGCGAGGGAGGCACCTTCACGAAGAACCAGCTGCGGGATGCCTTCCCCGGCGTGTCGCAAGTGGACAGGCGCATCCGTGACCTCCGTGACTACGGGTGGGTCGTGCACTCCAGCACCGAAGAGGCGTCTCTGCTCGCCGAGGACCAGCGATTCGTGAAGGCCGGAGTCGCCGTGTGGGACCCGCAGGAGCGCCGGAAGGCTGCGCCGCGGAAGGCCATCCCGAGCAAGGAGCGGCGAGCAGTCCTCGCGCGCGACGGCTACATGTGCACCCTCTGCGGGATCGCGGGCGCGGAGCCGTACCGGGACGACCCTGTGATGACCGCAGTCCTGTCGGTCTCGCGCCGGAAGGTCCGCACGCTAGAGGGCACTGAGACCGAGATGCTCGTCACCGAGTGCAACAGGTGCAGGTCCGGGCAGGACAAAGCACCGATCGACATAGGCGACGCCGTCGCGGCCGCCAACGCCCTCAGCCCGGGCGACCGCCGTCGGCTTCTCCGCTGGATGGAGCGCGGCCGGCGAGGCATGACGGAGCTCGACCGCGCCTGGGAGGCGTACCTCAGGACCCCCGTCGATCTGCGGCCGGAGATCGCCGAGCGGCTGCGGGACCAGCAGTAGCTGGCCGGAGGATGATTGAAGGGTGGACGGCCGGCCGAGATCGAATGAGCGCACCAGACGCTCGGACTCCGAGTCCGCGTCCTATGCCTCAACGCCGGGCGTCCGCAGCCGGATGCAGCTGCAGCGCACGCGCGACACCGCGCCGGAGCTCGCCGTCCGGAGGCTCCTGCACGCGATGGGGCTCCGATACCGCGTCGACCGCGCCCCGTTGCCGAAGTTGCGGCGGCGGGCCGACATCGTCTTTGGACCTGCGAAGGTCGCCGTGTTCATCGACGGCTGCTTCTGGCACGGCTGCCCCGAGCACTGCCGGCGGGAGACGCAGGCGAACCCCGCGTACTGGTCGGGCAAGATCGCCAGCAACCGGGCCCGGGATGCCGACACTGACTCCCGGCTCGTGGACGCTGGGTGGACCCCGGTGCGCATCTGGGAGCACGAGCCAGCGCAGTCGGCCGCCGAGCGCATCGCCTCGATCGTCCGGCAGCGGCGCTCGTCATAGTCAACGGGCGCTCTGCAAACGCAGCTCGGGCTGCCCGGGTCACTTCGCTTCGAGCTTCAATCTCACTGCCGCGCCCAGCTGCTCGGCCAAGGCTTCGACCGATCCAGCAACATATTCCTCTCGCCGCGGTCCACGCTCGCGTAGTAGCACACTGTGACGCCCAGCTGTTCGGCCGTCTGCTCCTGGTGAGCCCGCGTGCGAGTCGGATGACGCGGACCCGCTCTCCGAGAGGTCGTCGCGCAGGCCAGCTGACCTGCCGCTCTAGTGATGCGCG from Pseudoclavibacter endophyticus encodes the following:
- a CDS encoding DEAD/DEAH box helicase, giving the protein MTADGPSLTISLAAEVTRVRLIARVGLEDHLRRLAVGFQTSTQRSPSSIEIELDDLLTNLRALGGWPHQADGDVAWDAQLQALVVDSLQDAQTVSGQLASPGAPGAVDAESVPDALGPGWAGDLTAFQRRDIAKLLSLRHGANFSVPGAGKTRVGLAVFQALRRAEGLDRLLIVGPKSSYSAWLEENTECLRTPLLMEIADGAPASTTEALIVNYERLPNMVNALSRWLTERPSMIILDEAHRMKLGADGAYGAACLALGPRSRRRLILTGTPAPNGAKDLENLFGFVWPGTGRQSVIRAVNGGSLADASRVLRPLFTRTTKGELDLPPVETAIRTIPLPPLHAEIYEALVGQFSARAAGHEGDFHALGQILVYMLMAATSPALLAVGASRYEPLAYRVPPLPVPERSSLYQLMQDLPAYEMSPKYQEVLAIVSENAARGRKTLVWSTFIRSINTLERVLGRFSPAVVHGGTPDRDEQIRRFKRDDDCMVLLSNPATLGEGISLHHECHDAVYLDRDFAAGRFLQSLDRIHRLGLPPGTETRVTVLASERTIDEVVAARLADKLAFMGGILDDPAVQQLADLDEEPPIGGGLDRGDLQALMGHLRASST
- a CDS encoding DUF3883 domain-containing protein yields the protein MRLPPEPVLLAARRWLEILPASGGIPRAQALLNTHRQYSDLSPTQYSTALAWLSDMGLLGFPGSGAPPASRILGAIFENAAPTWFQDADELVRSPDDLPSDIVSAGEALGVGAGEVYEELVSSWGKVDTAVREQVGAAGEAAFVQMLRDGTDGRVDHVSTWSDGFGYDIAFSQGPVAAHLEVKSTTRAGRFTAYLSRHECEVMLRDSHWVLVAVRLTPGLEVVGVGSVPKEWIAANVPCDSTPSVSWASCKVEVPAAVIEDRVPQLGVDAAGALPPWRAGAVA
- a CDS encoding heterodisulfide reductase-related iron-sulfur binding cluster, which encodes MEQPAWDDPESSAGTMVRGALWLLQVVGEGGTFTKNQLRDAFPGVSQVDRRIRDLRDYGWVVHSSTEEASLLAEDQRFVKAGVAVWDPQERRKAAPRKAIPSKERRAVLARDGYMCTLCGIAGAEPYRDDPVMTAVLSVSRRKVRTLEGTETEMLVTECNRCRSGQDKAPIDIGDAVAAANALSPGDRRRLLRWMERGRRGMTELDRAWEAYLRTPVDLRPEIAERLRDQQ
- a CDS encoding very short patch repair endonuclease, with product MDGRPRSNERTRRSDSESASYASTPGVRSRMQLQRTRDTAPELAVRRLLHAMGLRYRVDRAPLPKLRRRADIVFGPAKVAVFIDGCFWHGCPEHCRRETQANPAYWSGKIASNRARDADTDSRLVDAGWTPVRIWEHEPAQSAAERIASIVRQRRSS